Genomic window (Megamonas funiformis):
AAAATCATGAATGAAGCAGAAAAAAGACAAAATGAATATATAAATCAAACTGCTGAACGTGTAGAAAATCGTTATGATTTTAAAAAAGCAGAAAAAGATGCTTATCGTCTCAAAAAAGGTCTCACGCCAAAAATCGTAGAAGAATTATCTGCTAAAAAAAATGACCCTGAGTGGATGCGTGAATTTCGCTTGCGTTCTTTAGAAATCTACCACAGCTTAGATGTACCACCATGGGGACCATCTATTGATGATTTAAATATCGACAATATCGTAACTTATGTAAAACCAAATACTGATATGCAAGGTTCATGGAAAAATGTACCTGAAGATATCAAAGACACTTTCGATAAATTAGGTATTCCTCAAGCTGAACAAAAATCCCTAGCTGGTGTCGGTGCCCAATACGACTCTGAGGTCGTTTATCACAATCTCAAAGAAGAAGTTGCCAAACTAGGTGTAATTTATACAGATATCGAAACTGCTCTCAAAGGCCCTTATGAACCTATGATACGTGAACATTTTATGAAACTTGTAACACCTCGCGATCATAAATTTGCAGCCTTACATGGTGCAGTTTGGTCTGGTGGCTCTTTCGTATATGTACCACCTGGAGTAAAAGTGGACATTCCACTTCAATCTTATTTCCGCCTAAATGCAGCAGGTGCAGGGCAATTTGAACATACTTTGATTATCGTAGATAAAGGAGCTGACCTTCACTTCATCGAAGGCTGTTCTGCTCCTAAATATAATGTAGCTAATTTACATGCTGGCTGTGTAGAATTATTCGTCGCTGATGATGCAAAATTGCGTTACTCCACAATTGAAAACTGGTCAAAAAATATGTATAATCTCAATACAAAAAGAGCAAAAGTAGGCAAAAATGCTACTATGGAATGGATTTCTGGCTCATTCGGCTCTCATATCTCTTACCTTTATCCAATGACAATTCTTGCAGGTGAAAATGCCAAAGCAGAATTTACAGGAATTACATTTGCAGGTAAAGGGCAAAATCTCGATACAGGAGCTAAGATGGTGCATAATGCCCCTCATACATCTTCTTTAATCAACACAAAATCTATTTCTAAAGATGGTGGTGCTAGCACATTTAGAAGTTCTGTCGTTGTAGCCAAACAAGCCCAGCACAGTAAAGCCCTAGTTTCTTGCCAATCTTTAATGCTCGATAATATTTCTCGTTCAGATACCATTCCAGCAATGGACGTGCGTACAAATAAAGCCAGTGTCGGGCACGAAGCCAAAATTGGTCGCATTAGTG
Coding sequences:
- the sufB gene encoding Fe-S cluster assembly protein SufB gives rise to the protein MNEAEKRQNEYINQTAERVENRYDFKKAEKDAYRLKKGLTPKIVEELSAKKNDPEWMREFRLRSLEIYHSLDVPPWGPSIDDLNIDNIVTYVKPNTDMQGSWKNVPEDIKDTFDKLGIPQAEQKSLAGVGAQYDSEVVYHNLKEEVAKLGVIYTDIETALKGPYEPMIREHFMKLVTPRDHKFAALHGAVWSGGSFVYVPPGVKVDIPLQSYFRLNAAGAGQFEHTLIIVDKGADLHFIEGCSAPKYNVANLHAGCVELFVADDAKLRYSTIENWSKNMYNLNTKRAKVGKNATMEWISGSFGSHISYLYPMTILAGENAKAEFTGITFAGKGQNLDTGAKMVHNAPHTSSLINTKSISKDGGASTFRSSVVVAKQAQHSKALVSCQSLMLDNISRSDTIPAMDVRTNKASVGHEAKIGRISDQAVFYLMSRGLSEAAARAMIVNGFANPISKELPVEYAVEMNHLIQLEMEGAIG